The Phyllopteryx taeniolatus isolate TA_2022b chromosome 7, UOR_Ptae_1.2, whole genome shotgun sequence genome has a segment encoding these proteins:
- the LOC133481354 gene encoding uncharacterized protein LOC133481354, translated as MARKWDKVSICWYITTLFIVLTLLPVWYFWMPLGVPSNLTTIQRSKRKLDSGHSTVPISQSVPWILEWTYNHSITLTVPPSTSTAVEIPITSLKGFRNTVQITGEAWRGYWWYMTGNALDLNWDSLITTQQGNYWPSGKSKEAVFFKDKVTLTKQGDLLKLTFALPDGILRPPNATIFNVSCWGFLLWAWSSGPEPHFPVVICENTTMGQLDQPILNNYTRTIKVTAISVPLNSVDGLFRVTTGVTGDSNNWLLLTEEAAKTTKENCVVCMGPRPLLRVVPANIDTQCVMELMNKTLPSRNCSKWDKIHPLVRWQKDKPLFSNQVAKGNFTCINITGNNGRLGRLNHAQQCQSLIFVGSSFWPQSRGDIWWWCGDDRIFDKLPLNQAGYCALISLLLPIKVFPTTVHVLM; from the coding sequence ATGGCCCGCAAATGGGACAAGGTTTCAATTTGTTGGTACATCACAAccctttttattgtattaactcTCTTGCCTGTTTGGTATTTTTGGATGCCTCTTGGTGTGCCCTCAAACCTAACAACAATACAGAGAAGTAAGCGAAAACTCGATTCAGGTCACTCAACTGTACCTATATCCCAGTCTGTTCCCTGGATTTTAGAATGGACGTACAACCATTCAATAACTTTAACAGTGCCACCAAGCACCTCTACCGCCGTTGAAATACCAATTACATCTCTAAAAGGGTTCAGAAACACCGTTCAGATAACAGGGGAGGCATGGAGAGGTTATTGGTGGTATATGACAGGAAACGCCCTAGATTTAAACTGGGATTCTTTAATAACCACTCAACAAGGTAACTATTGGCCATCGGGAAAGAGCAAAGAAGCTGTCTTTTTCAAAGACAAAGTCACCCTTACCAAACAAGGGGATCTACTTAAATTGACCTTTGCTCTCCCCGATGGTATATTGCGTCCACCAAATGCAaccatttttaatgtttcatgCTGGGGTTTTTTACTCTGGGCCTGGTCATCAGGACCGGAGCCTCATTTTCCCGTTGTCATATGTGAAAACACTACTATGGGACAACTCGATCAGCcaatattaaataattatacaCGAACTATCAAGGTGACGGCCATCAGTGTACCCTTAAATAGCGTGGATGGTCTGTTTCGAGTTACCACAGGCGTAACAGGGGACAGCAACAATTGGCTTTTATTAACTGAGGAAGCGGCAAAGACTACTAAAGAAAATTGCGTGGTTTGCATGGGACCTCGCCCTTTACTCCGGGTGGTCCCTGCCAATATTGACACACAATGTGTTATGGAATTGATGAATAAAACACTACCCTCACGAAACTGTTCCAAATGGGACAAAATACACCCATTGGTAAGATGGCAAAAAGATAAACCTCTGTTTTCAAACCAAGTTGCAAAAGGCAACTTCACCTGTATTAACATTACAGGAAACAATGGCCGATTGGGAAGGTTAAACCACGCACAACAATGTCAGTCACTCATCTTTGTAGGATCATCATTTTGGCCACAATCCAGgggcgacatctggtggtggtgcggtgATGACCGGATATTCGACAAACTCCCTTTGAACCAAGCCGGTTACTGTGCTCTGATTTCTCTCCTGCTGCCAATAAAGGTCTTTCCAACCACGGTTCATGTGTTGATGTAA